In Neospora caninum Liverpool complete genome, chromosome Ib, one DNA window encodes the following:
- a CDS encoding putative capping protein alpha-like subunit yields MEEAANGLSRLSSGVGVPRSATEDDSGDAATLARNRCIVRFFANNSPPDQLRSVVEDCELLADDETLMGYDFVEEVCEAAHDDSLALFAFVPDDDQPFLQGIMCREGKLSENVYLYPPAKLAVTLSHSTCSLILPPRPAPSTCFPEEVEPYRKALEDAFSRYVELRYSDDAVEPRRSAVRTRHATAVYARILPETEKNASEETAEPSDGPALPSETDAYAPPQSAAAVAYVQQGGGKIYKLTAAMSLRHSNAESCWAAARTSYWEVYFSTANQRLAIEGKVRLRSHTCEDWNAQVDYQRIFVSPTEASRGKPREMPQAPEEDSNGARETPEQLSDASREKAHASAQEGSRPAERREGLYVEKCVEVNDPSALVRRVLEFIKDKEADVLGDERHCFQAYVPATLRALRRVLSLTGRTFDWQQQSLQL; encoded by the exons ATGGAAGAAGCCGCAAATGGGCTCTCACGGCTCTCCTCTGGAGTCGGTGTCCCTCGCTCGGCTACAGAGGACGACTCTGGCGACGCTGCAACACTGGCAAGGAATCGATGTATTGTTCGTTTCTTTGCGAACAACAGCCCTCCTGACCAACTCCGGAGCGTCGTGGAAG ACTGCGAACTGCTGGCGGACGATGAGACACTAATGGGTTACGACTTCGTGGAGGAAGTCTGCGAAGCTGCCCATGATGACTCGCTTGCCCTCTTTGCCTTCGTCCCCGATGATGATCAGCCGTTCCTCCAG GGAATTATGTGCCGCGAGGGCAAGCTGAGTGAAAACGTGTACCTTTACCCGCCTGCCAAGCTCGCAGTCACACTCTCTCATTCGACCTGC TCTCTCattctccctcctcgtcctgcGCCGTCGACCTGCTTCCCGGAGGAGGTTGAGCCTTACCG GAAAGCGCTCGAGGACGCCTTCAGCCGCTATGTGGAGCTGCGATATTCCGACGACGCAGTCGAGCCCCGTCGCTCCGCCGTACGCACGCGCCACGCGACGGCAGTGTATGCGCGCATTTTgccggaaacggagaagaacgcgagcgaggagacagcggaaccCTCGGACGGGCCAGCTCTGCCCAGTGAAACGGACGCCTACGCCCCGCCTCAGTCGGCCGCGGCGGTTGCCTATGTCCAACAGGGCGGAGGGAAAATCTACAAACTGACAGCGGCCATGTCCTTGAGACACAGCAATGCCGAAAGCTGCTG GGCAGCGGCGCGGACGTCGTACTGGGAAGTTTATTTTTCGACGGCGAACCAGCGGTTGGCGATTGAG GGCAAAGTGCGTTTGCGTTCCCACACGTGCGAGGACTGGAATGCCCAAGTGGACTACCAGCGCATTTTCGTTTCTCCGACAGAAGCATCCCGCGGGAAGCCCCGCGAAATGCCGCAGGCTCCAGAAGAGGACAGCAACGGCGCACGCGAAACTCCCGAGCAGCTTTCGGACGcttcgcgagagaaagcgcatGCGTCTGCTCAGGAGGGAAGTCGCCCCGCTGAACGACGCGAAGGCCTTTACGTCGAGAAGTGTGTAGAGGTCAACGATCCCTCTGCGCTCGTCCGTCGCGTCCTCGAGTTCAtcaaagacaaagaggccGATGTCCTTGGCGACGAAAGGCACTGCTTCCAGGCCTACG TGCCGGCCACGCTTCGAGCTCtgcgccgcgttctctccctcaccGGGAGGACGTTCGACTGGCAACAGCAATCGCTGCAGCTGTAG